A genomic segment from Spinacia oleracea cultivar Varoflay chromosome 3, BTI_SOV_V1, whole genome shotgun sequence encodes:
- the LOC110775105 gene encoding protein trichome birefringence-like 4 isoform X2: MLRLQNISISKHLPSKTTTLISTCFLLISSLLILINYPSTTNTLLSTLSFQFFSPFSNTTNSFANNSSSNVDYTPSNKKIHTTNCDIFDGRWVYDESYPVYGPSSCPYVDHQFSCFNNGRHDLGYLKYRWQPYGCDIPRFDAKKMMEMLRGKRLVFVGDSLSRNMCQSLICHLMEFEGQSYRDGSFYNYYFKDYNCSISLIIAPFLVQEHRLPNKKGTLRLDTMEATISKYRDADFLIFNTGHWWNPNKSENGKNFYQEGDVVHSNMTVGVAYTKALKTWAKWVDTNVNTTKTQVFYRGYANTHFRGGDWDTKGTCHNEIEPITYEKLLNPYSW, encoded by the exons ATGTTAAGATTACAAAACATTTCAATCTCTAAACATCTCCCATCAAAAACAACCACATTAATCTCAACATGTTTTCTCTTAATTTCATCTCTTCTAATCTTAATTAATTACCCATCAACAACTAACACATTATTATCAACATTGAGTTTCCAATTTTTCTCCCCATTCTCAAACACTACAAACTCTTTTGCTAATAATAGTAGTAGTAATGTTGATTATACACCTTCAAATAAGAAAATTCATACAACTAATTGTGACATCTTTGATGGAAGATGGGTTTACGACGAATCGTACCCGGTTTACGGCCCGTCGTCGTGCCCGTACGTCGACCACCAATTCAGTTGCTTCAACAATGGCCGCCATGATCTTGGTTATTTGAAGTATAGATGGCAACCTTATGGGTGTGACATTCCAAG GTTTGATGCAAAGAAGATGATGGAGATGTTAAGAGGGAAGAGATTAGTATTTGTGGGAGATTCACTAAGCAGGAATATGTGCCAATCTTTGATATGTCATTTGATGGAATTTGAAGGGCAAAGCTATAGAGATGGCTCATTTTATAACTATTATTTCAAG GATTATAATTGTAGCATATCACTAATCATAGCACCCTTCCTAGTCCAAGAACATAGACTTCCAAATAAGAAAGGAACATTGAGGCTTGACACTATGGAAGCTACAATCTCAAAGTACCGCGACGCCGATTTTCTCATCTTCAATACGGGTCATTGGTGGAATCCTAACAAGTCTGAAAACGG GAAGAATTTTTACCAGGAGGGTGATGTTGTACACAGCAACATGACCGTGGGAGTAGCATACACCAAAGCATTAAAAACTTGGGCAAAATGGGTTGACACAAATGTTAACACTACCAAAACCCAAGTCTTTTATAGAGGTTATGCTAATACTCATTTCAG GGGAGGAGATTGGGACACAAAAGGGACTTGTCATAACGAAATCGAACCAATAACATATGAGAAGTTGTTAAATCCATATTCATGGTAG
- the LOC110775105 gene encoding protein trichome birefringence-like 4 isoform X1 — protein MLRLQNISISKHLPSKTTTLISTCFLLISSLLILINYPSTTNTLLSTLSFQFFSPFSNTTNSFANNSSSNVDYTPSNKKIHTTNCDIFDGRWVYDESYPVYGPSSCPYVDHQFSCFNNGRHDLGYLKYRWQPYGCDIPRFDAKKMMEMLRGKRLVFVGDSLSRNMCQSLICHLMEFEGQSYRDGSFYNYYFKDYNCSISLIIAPFLVQEHRLPNKKGTLRLDTMEATISKYRDADFLIFNTGHWWNPNKSENGKNFYQEGDVVHSNMTVGVAYTKALKTWAKWVDTNVNTTKTQVFYRGYANTHFRGGDWDTKGTCNNEITPITDEKLLKPYSWLMQTLETVISEMKTPVIYLNITKSTAYRKDGHPSWYRGGKLRRGGIQDCSHWCLPGIPDSWNQFLYASLLFSSKGANMTS, from the exons ATGTTAAGATTACAAAACATTTCAATCTCTAAACATCTCCCATCAAAAACAACCACATTAATCTCAACATGTTTTCTCTTAATTTCATCTCTTCTAATCTTAATTAATTACCCATCAACAACTAACACATTATTATCAACATTGAGTTTCCAATTTTTCTCCCCATTCTCAAACACTACAAACTCTTTTGCTAATAATAGTAGTAGTAATGTTGATTATACACCTTCAAATAAGAAAATTCATACAACTAATTGTGACATCTTTGATGGAAGATGGGTTTACGACGAATCGTACCCGGTTTACGGCCCGTCGTCGTGCCCGTACGTCGACCACCAATTCAGTTGCTTCAACAATGGCCGCCATGATCTTGGTTATTTGAAGTATAGATGGCAACCTTATGGGTGTGACATTCCAAG GTTTGATGCAAAGAAGATGATGGAGATGTTAAGAGGGAAGAGATTAGTATTTGTGGGAGATTCACTAAGCAGGAATATGTGCCAATCTTTGATATGTCATTTGATGGAATTTGAAGGGCAAAGCTATAGAGATGGCTCATTTTATAACTATTATTTCAAG GATTATAATTGTAGCATATCACTAATCATAGCACCCTTCCTAGTCCAAGAACATAGACTTCCAAATAAGAAAGGAACATTGAGGCTTGACACTATGGAAGCTACAATCTCAAAGTACCGCGACGCCGATTTTCTCATCTTCAATACGGGTCATTGGTGGAATCCTAACAAGTCTGAAAACGG GAAGAATTTTTACCAGGAGGGTGATGTTGTACACAGCAACATGACCGTGGGAGTAGCATACACCAAAGCATTAAAAACTTGGGCAAAATGGGTTGACACAAATGTTAACACTACCAAAACCCAAGTCTTTTATAGAGGTTATGCTAATACTCATTTCAG GGGAGGAGATTGGGATACAAAAGGGACTTGTAATAACGAAATCACACCAATAACAGATGAGAAGTTGTTAAAGCCATATTCATGGTTAATGCAAACTCTTGAAACAGTAATTTCAGAGATGAAAACACCAgtaatttatttgaacattaccAAATCGACTGCTTATAGAAAAGATGGTCATCCATCTTGGTACCGCGGTGGCAAGTTGAGGCGAGGAGGGATACAAGATTGTAGTCATTGGTGTCTTCCTGGAATTCCAGATTCTTGGAACCAATTTTTGTATGCCTCTTTGTTATTCTCCTCAAAAGGGGCCAACATGACAAGTTAG